One segment of Microbacterium arborescens DNA contains the following:
- a CDS encoding PTS transporter subunit EIIC, which produces MDYPELSEEILPLVGGSRNIASYTNCMTRLRLNLHDPSKADVAALRRLTGVMGVVDGPQLQVVVGPGHAQRLRDAFAEVVDAPAEAPVDDPDDEVADIAAAAAGSRATGARASGGGEPVDAVTDLRTLQQENTQKVKSRHTSRVHGLFRHIANIFVPIIPGFIACGLVVAIGNIWKLIDPGVAANPWFLVFAALGTIVVASLNLIVGLNTAKEFGGTPVLGLIAGAISYLPALAGIAATTAADGTVTPAQPLVLPLFGELKPALGGIIGVMVTAWLFTVIEKWIRKRVPAWADLFVVPVVTLLVGAVICIFVIMPISGLLMQGINWLLIDFALERGGVIGGYLLSSLFLPLVMLGIHQGLTPIHAQLITDHGFTELLPVLAMAGAGEVGMAIAIFLKTKSTRLKNIIRAALPIGVLGVGEPLIYGVSLPLFYPLITACLGGGFGGAFVAFGIQASGGFGAGALGLSGVLMTAVITNGAWLWYVGGLVISYIMGFVLTWFFGFKEHMVERLG; this is translated from the coding sequence GTGGATTACCCCGAACTCAGCGAGGAGATCCTGCCGCTCGTCGGCGGCTCGCGAAACATCGCCTCGTACACCAACTGCATGACGCGCCTGCGGCTGAACCTGCACGACCCCTCGAAGGCGGATGTCGCGGCGCTCCGGCGTCTGACCGGCGTGATGGGCGTCGTCGACGGCCCGCAGCTGCAGGTCGTCGTCGGTCCCGGTCACGCGCAGCGTCTGCGCGACGCTTTCGCCGAGGTCGTCGATGCCCCCGCCGAGGCCCCCGTCGACGATCCCGACGACGAGGTGGCCGACATCGCGGCGGCCGCGGCGGGGAGCCGGGCCACAGGCGCGCGGGCATCCGGCGGCGGTGAGCCCGTCGACGCGGTGACCGACCTGCGCACGCTCCAGCAGGAGAACACGCAGAAGGTGAAGTCGCGGCATACCTCGCGGGTGCACGGGCTCTTCCGTCACATCGCGAACATCTTCGTGCCCATCATCCCCGGGTTCATCGCGTGCGGACTCGTCGTGGCGATCGGCAACATCTGGAAGCTCATCGATCCCGGCGTCGCCGCCAACCCGTGGTTCCTGGTGTTCGCTGCGCTCGGCACGATCGTCGTCGCCTCGCTCAACCTGATCGTGGGACTGAACACGGCGAAGGAGTTCGGCGGCACTCCGGTGCTCGGCCTCATCGCCGGCGCCATCTCGTACCTCCCGGCGCTCGCCGGCATCGCCGCGACGACCGCCGCCGACGGCACGGTCACTCCTGCCCAGCCGCTCGTGCTCCCGCTGTTCGGCGAGCTGAAGCCGGCGCTCGGTGGCATCATCGGCGTCATGGTGACGGCGTGGCTGTTCACCGTGATCGAGAAGTGGATCCGCAAGCGCGTCCCGGCCTGGGCCGACCTCTTCGTCGTCCCGGTCGTCACGCTCCTCGTCGGAGCCGTCATCTGCATCTTCGTGATCATGCCGATCTCGGGTCTGCTCATGCAGGGCATCAACTGGCTGCTCATCGACTTCGCGCTCGAGCGCGGCGGCGTCATCGGCGGATACCTGCTGTCGTCGCTGTTCCTGCCGCTCGTCATGCTCGGCATCCATCAGGGCCTGACGCCGATCCACGCGCAGCTCATCACCGACCACGGCTTCACCGAGCTGCTTCCGGTGCTCGCGATGGCCGGCGCCGGCGAGGTCGGCATGGCGATCGCGATCTTCCTCAAGACCAAGAGCACCCGGTTGAAGAACATCATCCGCGCCGCCCTGCCGATCGGTGTGCTCGGCGTCGGCGAACCCCTCATCTACGGCGTCTCGCTGCCGCTGTTCTACCCGCTCATCACCGCGTGCCTCGGCGGTGGCTTCGGTGGCGCCTTCGTCGCCTTCGGCATCCAGGCCTCCGGCGGATTCGGTGCCGGGGCGCTGGGCCTCTCGGGCGTGCTCATGACTGCGGTCATCACCAACGGCGCGTGGCTCTGGTACGTCGGCGGCCTCGTGATCTCGTACATCATGGGCTTCGTCTTGACCTGGTTCTTCGGGTTCAAAGAGCACATGGTCGAGCGGCTCGGCTGA
- the murQ gene encoding N-acetylmuramic acid 6-phosphate etherase produces MTTAHPTPATETPNPLTGELDAMSVDEILRVMNDEDAGVAGAVSAAIPEIARAVDLAVAALSSGGRLVYQGAGTSGRLGVLDAAECPPTFGTDPAQVVGLLAGGHEAMFRAIEGAEDSRELGADDLAGIGLTERDVVVGIAASGRTPYVLGGLDEARRVGAATVAISCSPSAEISAHADVAIEIDNGPEVLTGSTRLKAGTSQKLVLNMISTTTMVRLGKVYGNLMVDVRPSNEKLVARAVRIVQAATECDAATARRALDEADGHAKTAIVAILCDVDAATARERLSAGAGFVREAVRSRD; encoded by the coding sequence GTGACCACCGCGCACCCCACCCCCGCCACCGAGACGCCCAACCCGCTCACCGGCGAGCTCGACGCGATGTCCGTCGACGAGATCCTCCGTGTGATGAACGACGAGGATGCCGGCGTGGCCGGCGCGGTCTCGGCGGCCATTCCCGAGATCGCCCGAGCCGTCGACCTCGCCGTCGCCGCGCTCTCGTCCGGCGGACGCCTCGTCTACCAGGGGGCCGGCACGAGCGGCCGCCTCGGGGTGCTGGATGCCGCCGAGTGCCCGCCGACGTTCGGTACCGACCCCGCGCAGGTGGTGGGCCTCCTCGCCGGTGGTCACGAGGCGATGTTCCGCGCGATCGAGGGCGCCGAGGACTCCCGCGAGCTCGGCGCAGACGACCTGGCCGGCATCGGGCTCACCGAGCGCGACGTCGTCGTCGGCATCGCGGCATCCGGTCGCACGCCGTACGTGCTCGGCGGACTCGACGAGGCCCGCCGCGTCGGCGCCGCGACGGTCGCGATCTCGTGCAGCCCGAGCGCCGAGATCAGCGCCCACGCCGACGTCGCGATCGAGATCGACAACGGCCCCGAGGTGCTCACGGGCTCGACGCGGCTCAAGGCGGGCACGAGTCAGAAGCTCGTGCTCAACATGATCTCGACGACGACGATGGTGCGTCTCGGCAAGGTCTACGGCAACCTCATGGTCGACGTGCGCCCGAGCAACGAGAAGCTCGTCGCCCGCGCCGTCCGCATCGTCCAGGCCGCGACCGAATGCGACGCAGCGACTGCTCGCCGCGCCCTCGACGAGGCCGACGGCCACGCCAAGACGGCGATCGTCGCCATCCTCTGCGACGTCGACGCGGCGACCGCGCGCGAGAGGCTCAGCGCGGGCGCGGGCTTCGTGCGCGAGGCCGTGCGCAGCCGAGACTGA
- a CDS encoding MurR/RpiR family transcriptional regulator: MDGDVLEATRAIIPRLRPAEVQVARAVLDDPSFAVSATVTTLAERASVSQASVVRFAKSLGFAGYPSFRVELAQEVSRRAMELERSNIAEGELNPSDSPAEMVAKVAFHEARTIEQTGRMLDLDALERIAHAIAGSERVVTFGVGASGLAAADLAQKLQRIGIMCLSSHDTHVQLVHAALADARTTAIAFSFSGGTIDVLRAVEIASDAGAFTVAITNDTESPLAAAASATLRTPAREATLRAAALASRMAQLAVADFVFIRVAQLRYPDLDAALSATRAAVGAQHLR, from the coding sequence ATGGACGGCGACGTCCTCGAAGCGACCCGCGCGATCATCCCCCGTCTGCGCCCGGCCGAGGTGCAGGTGGCTCGCGCGGTTCTCGACGACCCCTCGTTCGCCGTGTCGGCGACCGTCACGACCCTCGCCGAACGCGCGTCGGTGTCACAGGCATCGGTCGTGCGCTTCGCGAAGAGCCTCGGCTTCGCCGGGTACCCCTCGTTCCGGGTCGAGCTCGCGCAAGAGGTGTCGCGCCGCGCGATGGAGCTCGAGCGCTCGAACATCGCCGAGGGCGAGCTGAACCCGTCGGACTCACCCGCCGAGATGGTCGCGAAGGTCGCATTCCACGAGGCGCGCACGATCGAGCAGACCGGGCGGATGCTCGACCTCGACGCCCTCGAGCGCATCGCCCACGCCATCGCCGGCAGCGAGCGGGTCGTCACCTTCGGCGTCGGCGCATCGGGCCTCGCCGCCGCCGACCTCGCCCAGAAGCTGCAGCGCATCGGCATCATGTGCCTGAGCTCCCACGACACGCACGTCCAGCTCGTGCACGCCGCCCTCGCAGACGCGCGCACCACGGCGATCGCGTTCTCGTTCAGCGGCGGCACGATCGACGTGCTGCGAGCCGTCGAGATCGCCTCCGACGCCGGAGCCTTCACGGTCGCGATCACCAACGACACCGAGTCGCCGCTCGCCGCCGCGGCATCCGCCACCCTGCGCACCCCGGCACGCGAGGCGACGCTGCGCGCCGCGGCACTCGCGAGCCGGATGGCGCAGCTCGCGGTCGCCGACTTCGTCTTCATCCGCGTCGCCCAGCTGCGCTACCCCGACCTCGATGCGGCGCTCAGCGCGACCCGCGCCGCCGTCGGCGCCCAGCACCTGAGGTGA
- a CDS encoding aldehyde dehydrogenase (NADP(+)), whose protein sequence is MTTAASPATATPVADTPIAEVDAFVGLAADASSAWRAASIAVRGEALRAVAEGLDARADDLVLLAGRETHLAEARLRGELKRTTFQLRLFAEVLAEGSWLDARIDHAVADYPMGAPRPDIRRQLEGIGTVLVFAASNFPFAFSVAGGDTASALAAGNAVVLKAHPGHPHLSQLTGEIVTAALAAAGAPAGVFTVIHGTDAGVHALRHPDVRAAAFTGSIAGGRALFDIAMARPEPIPFYGELGSVNPAFVSRGAAESRAAEIAEQFVASVVGSAGQLCTKPGLLLVPAGSGVIDALASVVLPEPAPLLNDSIAAGFRRALDAAAGHDGVEVLTRTPASGDDADLAPAPALLRTTAAAVIADPDALVSEMFGPAALVAEYDDDAQLVAVAKLLEGQLTATIVAEEGDAVARELLPVLATKAGRVLWNQWPTGVSVTWAQQHGGPYPATTAVGTTSVGTAAITRFLRPVAYQNVPDALLPAALQEANPLDIPRRVDGVLHP, encoded by the coding sequence ATGACCACCGCAGCATCCCCCGCCACCGCGACGCCCGTCGCCGATACCCCGATCGCCGAGGTCGACGCGTTCGTCGGGCTCGCCGCCGACGCGTCATCGGCCTGGCGTGCGGCCTCGATCGCCGTCCGGGGCGAGGCGCTGCGGGCGGTCGCCGAGGGGCTCGACGCGCGCGCCGACGACCTGGTGCTGCTCGCCGGTCGCGAGACGCACCTCGCCGAGGCGCGGCTGCGGGGCGAGCTGAAGCGCACGACGTTCCAGCTGCGCCTGTTCGCCGAGGTGCTGGCCGAGGGTTCCTGGCTCGATGCGCGCATCGATCACGCGGTCGCCGACTATCCGATGGGGGCGCCGCGCCCTGACATCCGTCGCCAGCTCGAGGGCATCGGCACGGTTCTCGTCTTCGCCGCGAGCAACTTCCCGTTCGCGTTCTCGGTCGCCGGCGGCGACACCGCGAGCGCGCTCGCTGCGGGGAACGCCGTCGTGCTGAAGGCCCACCCGGGCCATCCGCACCTGTCGCAGCTGACGGGCGAGATCGTCACCGCGGCCCTCGCGGCGGCGGGAGCGCCCGCGGGCGTCTTCACGGTCATCCACGGGACGGATGCCGGGGTGCATGCCCTGCGGCATCCCGACGTCCGCGCCGCCGCGTTCACCGGGTCGATCGCCGGCGGGCGTGCGCTGTTCGACATCGCGATGGCGCGGCCCGAGCCGATCCCGTTCTACGGCGAGCTCGGCAGCGTGAACCCCGCGTTCGTCTCGCGCGGAGCCGCCGAGTCGCGGGCGGCGGAGATCGCCGAGCAGTTCGTCGCCTCCGTCGTCGGCAGCGCGGGGCAGCTGTGCACGAAGCCCGGGCTGCTGCTCGTGCCCGCGGGTTCAGGGGTGATCGACGCGCTCGCCTCGGTCGTGCTGCCCGAGCCCGCGCCGCTGCTGAACGACTCGATCGCCGCGGGTTTCCGCCGGGCACTGGATGCCGCCGCGGGGCACGACGGGGTCGAGGTGCTCACCCGAACGCCCGCATCGGGCGACGACGCCGACCTCGCTCCGGCGCCGGCGCTGCTGCGGACGACCGCGGCGGCCGTCATCGCCGACCCCGATGCCCTGGTGTCGGAGATGTTCGGCCCGGCGGCGCTCGTCGCCGAGTACGACGACGACGCCCAGCTCGTGGCCGTCGCGAAGCTGCTCGAGGGGCAGCTGACGGCGACGATCGTCGCCGAAGAGGGCGATGCGGTGGCCCGCGAGCTGCTTCCGGTGCTCGCGACGAAGGCCGGCCGGGTGCTGTGGAACCAGTGGCCGACCGGTGTCTCGGTGACGTGGGCGCAGCAGCACGGAGGCCCGTACCCCGCGACGACCGCGGTCGGGACGACGTCGGTCGGGACCGCCGCGATCACCCGGTTCCTGCGGCCGGTGGCGTACCAGAACGTGCCCGATGCGCTGCTGCCCGCCGCGCTTCAGGAGGCCAACCCGCTCGACATCCCCCGCCGCGTCGACGGCGTCCTCCACCCCTGA
- a CDS encoding FAD-dependent oxidoreductase, which translates to MSVENRAVDVDLAVVGAGPAGLSAAVAAAETGLRVVLVDAGMQTGGQYWRHPDERHLDAFTEPEHTGHHHWEHYRGLRDRLHRQLRSGGIVHRAGRQVWRIDREAGSGFSLRTTAVAGADAVAAADRTVRAERVVLAPGAYDRQLPVPGWTLPGVMAAGGVQAMLKANQVAAGRRAVVAGTGPFLLSVAAGLARAGVEVVAVCEANALSRWAATPLRALQEPGKLVEGVGYATTFVRERIPLRTRTVVTEVTGEGRVTGATIARVDAAGRVRPGTQRTLDVDLVAFGWGFTPQIELVVGAGAETRIDVDGSLVAVVDVDQRTSVPGLYVAGEATGIGGAVQSCAEGELAGLAAAVDAGLAVPTATARRLRRRIARGRSFAVGMHRASPVPEEWATWLRDDTLVCRCEEVPLSAVRATVTDLAADDARDVRVTARPGMGMCQGRVCGFALSCLVEQETGRPRRPGDVEPLVRRPIGTPIRVADLAALADLPDPADLSPRKESS; encoded by the coding sequence GTGAGCGTCGAGAACCGCGCTGTCGACGTCGACCTCGCCGTCGTCGGGGCCGGCCCGGCGGGGCTGTCGGCCGCCGTCGCCGCCGCCGAGACCGGACTGCGGGTCGTGCTCGTCGACGCGGGCATGCAGACGGGCGGGCAGTACTGGCGCCACCCCGACGAACGGCACCTCGACGCGTTCACCGAACCCGAGCACACCGGTCACCATCATTGGGAGCACTACCGGGGACTGCGCGACCGGCTTCACCGTCAGCTCCGCTCCGGAGGCATCGTCCACCGGGCCGGGCGACAGGTGTGGCGGATCGACCGCGAGGCGGGTTCCGGGTTCTCGCTGCGGACGACGGCCGTCGCCGGCGCGGATGCGGTGGCGGCGGCCGACCGCACGGTCCGCGCCGAGCGGGTGGTCCTCGCACCCGGCGCCTACGACCGTCAGCTGCCGGTGCCCGGGTGGACGCTGCCCGGCGTCATGGCCGCGGGCGGCGTGCAGGCGATGCTCAAGGCCAATCAGGTGGCGGCCGGGCGCCGCGCCGTCGTCGCGGGCACGGGGCCGTTCCTGCTCTCCGTCGCCGCGGGACTCGCGCGGGCGGGAGTCGAGGTCGTCGCCGTCTGCGAGGCCAATGCGCTCTCGCGCTGGGCCGCCACGCCGCTCCGAGCGCTGCAGGAACCGGGCAAGCTCGTCGAGGGCGTCGGCTACGCGACGACCTTCGTGCGCGAACGCATCCCGCTCCGCACGCGCACCGTCGTCACGGAGGTCACGGGGGAGGGGCGCGTGACCGGTGCGACGATCGCGCGCGTGGATGCCGCCGGGCGGGTGCGACCGGGCACGCAGCGCACCCTCGACGTCGACCTCGTCGCCTTCGGCTGGGGCTTCACCCCGCAGATCGAGCTCGTCGTCGGCGCCGGGGCCGAGACCCGCATCGACGTGGACGGATCGCTCGTCGCGGTCGTCGACGTCGACCAGCGCACGAGCGTGCCCGGCTTGTACGTCGCCGGCGAGGCGACCGGCATCGGCGGCGCCGTGCAGTCGTGCGCCGAGGGCGAGCTGGCCGGGCTCGCGGCCGCCGTCGACGCCGGGCTCGCGGTGCCGACCGCGACGGCGCGACGCCTGCGCCGCCGGATCGCGCGCGGTCGGAGCTTCGCCGTCGGGATGCACCGGGCGAGCCCCGTGCCCGAGGAGTGGGCGACCTGGCTGCGCGACGACACCCTCGTCTGCCGGTGCGAGGAGGTGCCGCTGTCGGCCGTGCGGGCCACGGTGACCGACCTCGCCGCCGACGACGCGCGGGATGTGCGCGTGACCGCACGTCCGGGCATGGGCATGTGCCAGGGGCGGGTGTGCGGCTTCGCGCTCTCGTGCCTCGTCGAGCAGGAGACCGGCCGGCCCCGGCGGCCCGGCGACGTCGAGCCCCTCGTCCGCCGGCCCATCGGCACGCCCATCCGCGTCGCAGACCTCGCCGCGCTCGCAGACCTCCCCGACCCCGCAGACCTGTCTCCCCGGAAGGAAAGCTCATGA
- a CDS encoding (2Fe-2S)-binding protein, translated as MSAEMTSANAFDFDGVSVPFRPGQTVGGALAASGVVSWRATRGSGEPRGLFCGIGVCYDCLLNVDGQRSQRACVTPARPGQEVRSDDPGAPLPLPAPDGAES; from the coding sequence ATGAGCGCGGAGATGACGAGCGCGAACGCCTTCGACTTCGACGGCGTCTCGGTACCGTTCCGCCCTGGTCAGACGGTGGGCGGCGCGCTGGCGGCATCCGGTGTCGTGTCGTGGCGGGCCACACGGGGAAGCGGCGAGCCTCGGGGGCTCTTCTGCGGCATCGGCGTCTGCTACGACTGCCTGCTGAACGTCGACGGGCAGCGCTCGCAGCGTGCCTGCGTCACGCCCGCACGGCCGGGGCAGGAGGTCCGCAGCGACGACCCCGGCGCGCCCCTGCCGCTGCCCGCGCCGGACGGGGCGGAGTCGTGA
- a CDS encoding NAD(P)/FAD-dependent oxidoreductase, with protein sequence MTHRVGNPDVLVIGAGIVGAAVARAAAEAGFSVTVVERGTIAAGTTSRCEGNLLVSDKEVGPELELALHSQRIWRGELAEHASRWEFEAKGGLVVAASEGGKTALDALANHQRSLGIRADDVPDIAALHGIEPYLNPAMAGGVYYPDDAQVQPVLAAHHLLRLARDRGARLLTGVTVTGIRVRAGRAIGIDSSAGVIDAGVVVNCAGPWAGEIAALAGLELPVLPRRGFVLVTEPVPVTVRHKVYAAEYVQNVASSDAGLQVSSVVEGTPSGTILMGASRERVGFDSSFSAEAVGRVARAGAELFPVLADVQILRTYSGFRPYCPDHLPVIGPDARLPGLWHAAGHEGAGIGLSVGTAALIVQALCGEPTDLPLDAFRPERFAERVAA encoded by the coding sequence GTGACGCATCGCGTCGGGAACCCCGACGTCCTGGTCATCGGCGCGGGCATCGTCGGCGCGGCCGTCGCACGCGCGGCGGCTGAAGCCGGGTTCTCGGTCACGGTCGTCGAGCGGGGCACGATCGCCGCCGGCACGACGAGCCGATGCGAGGGAAACCTCCTGGTCTCCGACAAGGAGGTCGGCCCCGAGCTCGAACTCGCACTCCACTCGCAGCGCATCTGGCGCGGCGAGCTCGCCGAACACGCATCGCGGTGGGAGTTCGAGGCCAAGGGCGGACTCGTCGTCGCGGCGAGCGAGGGAGGGAAGACGGCCCTCGACGCGCTCGCCAATCACCAGCGCTCACTCGGCATCCGAGCCGACGACGTCCCCGACATCGCGGCACTGCACGGTATCGAGCCCTACCTGAACCCCGCTATGGCGGGCGGGGTCTACTACCCGGACGACGCGCAGGTGCAACCCGTGCTCGCCGCGCATCATCTGCTGCGGCTTGCCCGCGACCGCGGAGCCCGGCTGCTGACGGGCGTGACGGTCACCGGCATCCGCGTCCGCGCCGGGCGCGCGATCGGCATCGACTCGAGCGCCGGCGTCATCGATGCGGGCGTCGTCGTCAACTGCGCCGGTCCCTGGGCGGGCGAGATCGCCGCGCTCGCGGGCCTCGAGCTGCCCGTCCTGCCGCGGCGGGGCTTCGTGCTGGTGACCGAGCCGGTCCCGGTGACGGTGCGGCACAAGGTGTACGCCGCCGAGTACGTGCAGAACGTCGCGTCGTCGGATGCGGGGCTCCAGGTCTCGTCCGTCGTGGAGGGCACCCCGAGCGGCACGATCCTCATGGGCGCGAGCCGCGAACGCGTCGGCTTCGACTCGTCGTTCTCGGCCGAGGCGGTCGGGCGAGTCGCGCGCGCAGGCGCCGAGCTGTTCCCGGTGCTCGCCGACGTGCAGATCCTGCGGACGTACTCGGGCTTCCGGCCGTACTGCCCCGACCACCTGCCGGTCATCGGTCCCGACGCGCGCCTCCCGGGGCTCTGGCATGCCGCCGGCCACGAGGGCGCGGGCATCGGGCTCTCGGTGGGCACCGCGGCCCTCATCGTGCAGGCGCTCTGCGGGGAACCGACGGACCTTCCGCTCGACGCCTTCCGGCCCGAGCGCTTCGCGGAGCGGGTTGCGGCATGA
- a CDS encoding GntR family transcriptional regulator codes for MSTPEFRNVVRLDKQPSIRSTVTRALRAAVISGELQPGRVYSAPSLGEQFGVSATPIREAMLDLAREGLVITIPNRGFQITEVSERDLREVTELRLMLEPPAVERATPLIPASALPELRRKAADIVAGAQSGDLVEYLAADSDFHLALLQYAGNGRLVDLVAGLRSQTRLFGLANLHEQGRLVASAHEHDLMLDAIEAGDAEGARDLVHRHIEHVLTDWSGEAPTRADVAGGGVGT; via the coding sequence ATGAGCACGCCCGAGTTCCGCAACGTGGTACGGCTGGACAAGCAGCCCAGCATCCGCTCGACCGTCACCCGCGCGCTCCGCGCCGCGGTCATCAGCGGCGAGCTGCAGCCCGGGCGCGTGTACTCCGCGCCCAGCCTCGGTGAGCAGTTCGGCGTCTCGGCCACGCCCATCCGCGAGGCGATGCTCGATCTCGCCCGCGAAGGGCTCGTCATCACGATCCCCAACCGCGGCTTCCAGATCACCGAGGTCTCCGAACGCGACCTGCGCGAGGTCACCGAACTGCGCCTCATGCTCGAGCCGCCCGCCGTCGAGCGCGCGACCCCGCTCATCCCGGCCTCGGCGCTGCCGGAGCTGCGCCGCAAGGCCGCCGACATCGTCGCCGGCGCGCAGTCGGGCGACCTCGTCGAGTACCTCGCCGCCGACAGCGACTTCCACCTGGCGCTGCTGCAGTACGCGGGCAACGGCCGCCTCGTCGATCTCGTGGCGGGACTCCGCTCGCAGACGCGCCTGTTCGGCCTGGCGAACCTGCACGAGCAGGGACGTCTCGTCGCCTCCGCCCACGAGCACGATCTCATGCTCGACGCGATCGAGGCGGGCGACGCGGAGGGCGCGCGCGACCTCGTCCACCGCCACATCGAGCACGTCCTGACAGACTGGTCGGGCGAGGCCCCGACTCGCGCGGATGTCGCGGGGGGCGGTGTCGGCACGTGA
- a CDS encoding ornithine cyclodeaminase family protein: protein MTALPAGVPVVSAADIERAMTPAAAVDAVAAALRSGLDVEADHERMFAPLTAGDFLLMPSESPDAAGIKVATIAPANTLLGLPKISAWYLLFDRETLQPTAIVDGTRLTTLRTPAVTAVAVRGLLAADPRGARPRIDRLAVLGSGPQAIEHVATLAAVLPVGDVAIIGRTPERVEDAVAILRGRGIDARAGVLADACDADVVVTATSSSTPVLDLDDVAPGVVVAAVGAHGLDHREVGADLMRAADVVVEARASAARESGNLAGAAAGGASLAEPANLVELVAGRVSRRPGAPAVYTGVGMAWEDLAVVQGIMEVMRRGSASEETT from the coding sequence GTGACCGCGCTGCCGGCCGGGGTGCCCGTCGTCTCGGCGGCCGACATCGAGCGCGCGATGACCCCGGCGGCGGCGGTCGATGCCGTCGCCGCAGCCCTGCGATCGGGGCTCGACGTCGAGGCCGATCACGAGCGCATGTTCGCGCCGCTGACGGCGGGCGACTTCCTGCTCATGCCGTCGGAGTCACCGGATGCCGCCGGCATCAAGGTCGCCACGATCGCCCCGGCCAACACGCTGCTCGGGCTGCCGAAGATCAGCGCCTGGTATCTGCTGTTCGACCGCGAGACCCTCCAGCCCACGGCGATCGTCGACGGCACGCGCCTGACGACCCTGCGGACGCCCGCCGTCACCGCTGTCGCCGTCCGCGGTCTGCTCGCCGCCGACCCGCGCGGCGCCCGGCCGCGGATCGACCGTCTCGCGGTGCTCGGGTCGGGTCCGCAGGCGATCGAGCACGTCGCGACGCTCGCCGCGGTCCTGCCCGTCGGCGACGTGGCGATCATCGGACGCACCCCCGAGCGGGTCGAGGACGCCGTGGCGATCCTCCGGGGCCGAGGCATCGACGCGCGGGCCGGGGTGCTCGCGGATGCGTGCGACGCGGACGTCGTCGTCACCGCGACGTCGTCGAGCACGCCCGTCCTCGACCTGGACGACGTCGCCCCGGGTGTCGTCGTCGCCGCCGTCGGCGCACACGGACTCGACCACCGAGAGGTCGGAGCCGACCTCATGCGTGCCGCCGACGTCGTCGTCGAGGCCCGCGCCTCCGCCGCGCGCGAGAGCGGCAACCTCGCGGGCGCAGCAGCCGGCGGTGCATCCCTCGCCGAGCCCGCCAACCTCGTCGAGCTCGTCGCGGGCCGCGTGTCGCGGCGGCCCGGAGCACCCGCCGTGTACACGGGCGTCGGCATGGCCTGGGAAGACCTCGCCGTCGTGCAGGGGATCATGGAGGTCATGCGGCGGGGGTCCGCATCGGAGGAGACGACATGA
- a CDS encoding proline racemase family protein has product MRTKRVFHAVDSHTEGMPTRVIVGGVGTLPGATMEERRQRFMAENDGLRRLLMNEPRGHSAMSGAILQPPTRPDADVGVLYIEVSGCLPMCGHGTIGVATVLVETGMVPVVEPVTTIRLDTPAGLVVADVDVVDGHAERVTIRNVPSFVVGLGRTVDVPGFGPVTYDLAFGGNFYAIVRLDDLGLPFDRARKDDLLRAGLAIMAAVDEADDPVHPIDTTIRGCHHVYLEAPGSTARHSRHAMAIHPGWFDRSPCGTGTSARMAQLHARGELALHTDFVNESYIGTSFTGRLVEQTEVAGIPAVIPTITGRAWVTGTAQYMLDPSDPFPEGFVL; this is encoded by the coding sequence ATGCGCACGAAGCGCGTCTTCCACGCCGTGGACTCCCACACCGAGGGGATGCCGACACGTGTCATCGTCGGCGGCGTCGGCACCCTGCCCGGCGCCACGATGGAGGAGCGGCGGCAGCGGTTCATGGCCGAGAACGACGGTCTGCGACGCCTGCTGATGAACGAGCCGCGGGGGCACAGCGCGATGAGCGGCGCGATCCTGCAGCCGCCCACCCGGCCGGACGCCGACGTCGGCGTGCTCTACATCGAGGTGTCGGGGTGCCTGCCGATGTGCGGCCACGGCACGATCGGGGTCGCCACGGTGCTGGTCGAGACGGGCATGGTTCCCGTCGTCGAGCCCGTTACGACGATCCGGCTCGACACCCCCGCGGGACTCGTCGTCGCCGACGTCGATGTGGTGGACGGCCACGCCGAGCGCGTCACCATCCGCAATGTGCCCTCGTTCGTCGTGGGCCTCGGGCGCACGGTCGACGTCCCGGGCTTCGGGCCGGTGACCTACGACCTCGCTTTCGGAGGGAACTTCTACGCGATCGTCCGGCTCGACGACCTCGGCCTGCCCTTCGACCGTGCCCGCAAAGACGACCTGCTGCGAGCCGGACTGGCGATCATGGCGGCCGTCGACGAGGCCGACGACCCCGTGCATCCCATCGACACCACCATCCGCGGCTGCCATCACGTCTACCTCGAGGCGCCCGGCTCGACCGCGCGGCACTCGCGGCACGCGATGGCGATCCACCCGGGATGGTTCGACCGGTCGCCCTGCGGCACCGGCACGAGCGCGCGCATGGCGCAGCTCCACGCGCGCGGCGAGCTCGCGCTGCACACCGACTTCGTCAACGAGTCGTACATCGGCACGTCGTTCACGGGTCGACTCGTCGAGCAGACCGAGGTCGCCGGCATCCCGGCGGTCATCCCGACGATCACCGGCCGGGCGTGGGTCACCGGCACGGCCCAGTACATGCTCGACCCGAGCGATCCGTTCCCCGAGGGGTTCGTCCTGTGA